In the Fusarium oxysporum f. sp. lycopersici 4287 chromosome 9, whole genome shotgun sequence genome, one interval contains:
- a CDS encoding hypothetical protein (At least one base has a quality score < 10) — protein sequence MADKLDFDPSAFAADMQLRTRKTRNFDKVEHDLPDPKSAAFQKTQAAALSAPVNVSAWLSRFAQWNPFGKAVDAGDIVWLMDNTAYRNPETDQWEAEFVAAVFENEPKCRVADIVSGIASTLGLADDAAERDVIEKRIIPFLWDIQAARVFWIEHKKKEIKLGPTSINGITTSVEPLHHAHKGSVVDATALLPQGTQGLHDMQTYYAGPEGWAIISDVDDTIKVTLTSDPLGILKTTFVDEPTPVPGMPELYSELQTLLPRDTPWFYLSASPYNLYPLLREFRDRYFPQGTLILRDSSWRTVAGLLSALTMGTEEYKADRMKKIHSWLPKRKLILIGDSTQSDPEAYGEIYRTFPGWVKMILIRKATDVAAIGIEEKNQLERFEKAFKNVPVEAWHVFEDASECRNIVRDVVRKRT from the exons ATGGCGGACAAACTAGACTTTGATCCTAGCGCTTTCGCAGCCGATATGCAACTGCGCACTCGAAAGACCCGAAACTTTGACAAGGTCGAGCACGATCTGCCCGATCCCAAATCCGCTGCTTTTCAAAAGACACAAGCTGCTGCTCTCTCAGCACCTGTCAATGTCTCAGCGTGGCTCTCGCGCTTTGCACAATGGAACCCCTTCGGAAAAGCCGTCGATGCTGGCGATATAGTGTGGTTGATGGATAACACGGCGTACCGAAACCCTGAGACCGACCAGTGGGAAGCCGAGTTTGTCGCTGCTGTATTTGAGAACGAGCCTAAGTGTCGCGTGGCGGATATAGTATCTGGGATTGCCTCAACGTTGGGTCTGGCGGACGATGCGGCTGAGCGCGATGTTATCGAGAAGAGAATCATTCCGTTCCTCTGGGATATTCAAGCAGCGAGAGTCTTCTGGATCGAGcataagaagaaggagatcaagTTGGGACCGACGAGTATTAATGGTATTACGACAAGCGTTGAGCCTCTTCATCACGCCCATAAGGGGTCGGTAGTTGATGCCACGGCGTTGCTACCTCAAGGCACTCAAGGCCTTCACGATATGCAGACTTACTATGCTGGACCTGAGGGTTGGGCCATCATATCAG ATGTCGACGATACCATCAAAGTCACCTTGACCAGCGATCCACTAGGCATCCTCAAGACCACCTTTGTCGACGAGCCAACTCCGGTGCCTGGCATGCCCGAGCTTTACTCCGAACTTCAGACTCTTCTCCCGCGCGATACCCCTTGGTTCTACCTCTCAGCATCTCCATACAACCTGTaccctcttcttcgagaaTTCCGAGACCGCTACTTCCCGCAAGGCACACTGATCCTCCGAGATTCGAGCTGGCGCACTGTAGCGGGCTTGCTGTCGGCGCTGACAATGGGAACTGAGGAGTACAAGGCAGATCGCATGAAGAAGATTCACTCGTGGTTACCAAAGAGAaagctcatcctcatcggTGACTCGACACAATCCGATCCCGAGGCATATGGCGAGAT CTATCGAACATTCCCGGGCTGGGTCAAGATGATACTCATTCGCAAGGCCACAGACGTCGCTGCTATTGGCATTGAAGAGAAAAACCAGCTAGAGAGATTTGAAAAGGCATTCAAGAATGTACCGGTTGAAGCCTGGCATGTTTTTGAGGACGCGAGTGAGTGTAGAAACATTGTTCGGGATGTTGTTCGTAAGAGGACGTAA